DNA sequence from the Salvia splendens isolate huo1 chromosome 19, SspV2, whole genome shotgun sequence genome:
ctttcccgagatgcaTTAGGTTTAgaagtcgaaccaaccctagggtccttagtctataaatagggctttGTTTATCAAGTTACGGATGAATAAGAATTACAATATTTGCCCACAAAATACGTGAGTTTATCTAAACCTAGTtcgccgctgcccgacggagaatcctccgcgcacagccgctgCTAGAAGACGCCGCCGATCCTGTGTAGGACGCCGGAGTTATCGTTGGATCGCCGCGCAACCCCGCCGCCGATCACGTTGAGGTAATAAGGccttaacatctggtgctttcatccagtacTCATGAAAGGTTTCGACAATAACGGCAAGGCCGTTTGGGGGGGGGACACAACGATTCCTACCCGCCATACAGATTCGGGGGTCGTCCGCCGAGGACGAACCGCCGCGACGGTGGGGGTTTCCACCGACAACATGGGGACGACGGCGAGGGGGAGATTCGCCAACCCGAGGAGTCGCGCAGGGAAGAGACCAACACTACTACCTTGGCTCAGGTTTTGGAGAGGTTGGAACGTTTGGAGAAATTCGATTCAGCGAGGGAAGATCCGGATCGCCGCGGCGGGAATCTTGGAAGTTCTTGGTCACGCGGAGCGGTGAATCCGCCAGAGTATGACGACGAAGACGATTGGGGATTTGATGAGACACGTCGCATGCGCAACGGAGGGACATTTGTTCGGGGTAAAAACCCTAATTGGGGTTTACGCGAGGGGCAACCCGACACGAGGCTGAGACGCGATCAATGGGGTCGCCATGGTCCGGGATGGACGATGCAGGGAACCCCCAACTCGAGGCTGGCGCCCGGAGGGTTCGATCAATCATACGACCGGCCTCCGACATGCTGGGACCCCCCCCAGCGATATCAGGGTACCGTGCCGGGTTTCGACAGACCACCGGGGGTAAAGATGGATCCGCCCAGGTTCGACGGGTCAGACGCGACTAATTGGATCGCAAGAGTCCAATATTATTTCAATCACCTTATGATGCCCGAGGCTCAACGATTACATTACGCGGTGATGCTGTTTGATCAACCTGCAGCTGAATGGGTCTTTAATTACTGCGCGAATAACGAATTCGTCACGTGGAATGAGTTTCTGGGGGACGTTCGCCACCGTTTCGATagaaagagttttcaaaattactTTGGGTTGTTGGCCAAACTCACGCAAACGGGATCACTTTTGGAGTACCACAAtacatttgaaaaatatttgaatCGGGTCCATGGAGTCCCGGAATCAGAGTTATTCACTTTGTTCGTAGCTGGCCTCAAACCGGACATTCAGGAGCGCGTGAAGTTGCACAGACCGGAATCATTGGCAGCCGCGATGGCCTTGATTTTGGAGTGGACGGAGGAGATACATGACCGTGGGGCACAGGCAGCCTTTTCAACCGTGCCTCGTCGCGCTTGGCAGAATCGTGATGGACGGGGGCAGTCAAGTACCTCGGCAGCACCGACATCCGCATCGGTCACAACCGCCGTGGGCCAGACCACGGGTTCAGTGGGTCGCAGTGGGGAAAGGCCgctaaaagtggaataaagtaaatgattttataaatcatggacaaaccaaaatggtaaaagagttctttaaatcgtggacggaggaagtacttaAGATTCGGCCCTGGTTTTTCTACAAATTATAACTTGGTCGTAAAAATATTGCAGGTTTGCTATGTGCCATGGTAGGCCCTCCTATATTCACCATCTTTGGAATCGGCGCTGTATCACTGGGCTTCTATCAAACTTTGGGTGGTTTGTTTTGCTACATAATAATATCCTTATATTATTATAAGTATATAATGCTTGCATAAACACATAAATTCCATGAATATATAAGCgatgaataaaataagtatCTCAATTGTAATTAATTTGgcgtaattcgtgatattagcGATCATTTGTTTTAGGTGTAGTTGCTGCGGGCGTCGGTTTCCTATCTGCTCAAGAATATATTGAATTAGTAATAGGTGCGCTCCCTTGTTTATGTATATGCACTACCTTCTATTTCAGGCTTTTATTTTTAAGCAACTTTTCCATTCTAAAGATATTAAAAAGGATTAAAGAAGACTAATGGAAGTCCATTTAAGTAATATATAGAAAGTAGATGCATGTGCTAGTAATATGCATGCTAAATATCATATCGGGAAACAGTAttccaaatttaaaaattgaactAGGTATTACTAAATCATGTAAGTgctacaatatatatatatcgaatatataaaaggaaaaggaaaatagCAAACAATTACTTATAGTCTATAGAACCATATAATGCTAGGATTCCAGCACAGTAAGaagtactaatttataaatgtaTATTCTCTTAATTCTAAATATTATTAGTTATAAATGTACACAGAAACTTGTACATATAAATTCAACATCAATTgatggttttttattttatcattttcactTGTCACGGCAGATTTGATATTCTTGCTACCAAGGTTTATCCTTTTTCCTGTTGCTATGTGGCTTTTGATCAAGAAATTTCGGAGAAGGCATAGGTCCATGTATACAAGAATCGAAAGTTTCTTACGAAGTGACAACCAACTCACACCAATTAGATATTCATATTCAGACATTAAGAAGATGACAGGAGGCTTTCAAGACAAACTAGGTGAAGGTGGCTACGGTTCTGTCTACAAAGGGAAGCTCCGAAGTGGCTTTCATGTGGCAGTCAAATTACTCGGGAAATCTGGAGGAAGTGGACAAGACTTCATGAATGAAATTGCAACTATTGGAAGGATCCATCATGTCAATGTGGTGAAACTTGTTGGATATTGTGCACACGGCTCCAAACGCGCACTTATCTATGATTTCATGCCCAACGGTTCCCTTGAAAAATATCTTTTCAATAGAGACAAAACGATCTCATTGAGTTGGGACACGAAGTTTGAGATTGCAGTTGGTGTTGCTCGTGGGATTGAGTATCTGCACCGAGGGTGTGATGTTCAGATCTTGCATTTTGACATCAAGCCTCATAACATACTTCTTGATGTTAACTTCATCCCTAAAATATCGGATTTTGGGCTAGCAAAGTTTTTCCCAGCAGATAAAACCACCGTGACTATGACTGCTGCTAGAGGAACCATAGGATACGTTGCTCCTGAACTGATTAGCAGAAGTATTGGATCTGTCTCTTACAAGGCAGATGTTTATAGTTTCGGGATGTTGTTAATGGAAATGGTAAGTTTGAAGAAAGACTTGATAGGGAACAATGACAATTCGAGTCAGTATTTTCCGTATTGGATATATGACTACTTCAACCTAGGGAAGGACATTGAAGTCGTGAATGGTGGTGATGATGATAGTTGGAAGAAATATGGTCGGAAGATGACAATAGTTGCATTATGGTGCATACAGATGTGTCCTGACCATCGTCCCTCAATGAACAAAGTGTTGGAAATGTTGGAGGGTGATGTTGAACGTCTAAATATTCCCGAGTATCCTTCTCAATCTATTCAAACCGCGGTAGTAGATCAAACATTTTCCACTGATTCAGTATCGTTGCTGGAACATGATGATTCTTCACCCAGTGTTGAAATTATTGTTGAAGAGTTCCATAGTTGCCATAGTTCTGAATTGCCTAAATATTGTAGTAACatgtactactagtatttaggTTTATGTGGGCCCCATGCTCTTGTAAATTAAGTTTATTAAAGATGTGTTTGAGATTTTAGATTTCTTTCTTTGGGTGGTGATTTGTGAAGTTAGCATATGGGCCTCGGCCCACTAAATTATTTGTGTTAATTGATTATCGCTGGAGTCATAAATTGCTAACATGGAGACCAAGTTTATATTTGTAAATGGAGTAAAATTTATTATCCAAATTATAGAAGTCCTCGTTATTTATTAGGACAATTCTGATTTTTTATGTCAACTTTTTTACATGGTAGGGAAGTAACAGTAATGTTTAACCTTCATCttttttgaaaaagaaagcATGCCCCGGAGTATGTAATGATTAACTTTCAATGTGCTCGGTCCATTATCTAAATGTAGAAATTATAATAACCATTTTAGTTCGTCACTCAAAAATagatattttctatttaaaaaacCTTTTTCTTTCCTAGGTGGGACTCATTTCCAATTAATTatacttcaattactttttatttctatCTCTTTTTACTCAAAGTCGGACCAGTTGAAGTTACATAGAAAAGCATAGAAAGAAAGTGGTAAAAGGGAGTCAAACTCAGACCAATTTAGTGCAAGATATAACTAACATCCGTCCGTTACATTTGCACCTACAACCGTAACAATCTATAaattcatttatcttttaattaataGGACAAAATCAAATCTATTATCGCTCCTAATTATActcttctatttttttaatcatgtgTATGGTGTAATGAAGGTTACTACCTCGTGATACCTGGTATGTTGAATTAACATCTCAATATCAATTAGTGCAAGTTTGTTAAGAGCACAAATCTCTTAACGAAGAATCCTCGCTGACTACGTAAGCAACACACCAATTCCGGCGCCCCGAGCGATGGGGTCGGCGGCTGAAACTGAGAGACTGGCGCGGAGGATCCCTCCGTCGGCAGTATTGAAAGTTTGTagagtattgcacaagtaatgtgggcaaaataattcttcattaattgattgGAGTGAGTAATAAaggccctatttataataatctagaccctagggttggttcgacctaatcctattcatcgggaaagaaccaacaaagaaaacccgacggagcttataaaaCGCTCGACCCATTAATAGTTCAAAAAGGAATTAAATAATaacaaaaggaaataaataataataaaaggaaaataataaaaacattaaACTTGTAACAGAATAGGGACGTAGTTCCTCCAGCCCATTCCGTCCTTTCGTCGAGCAGCTGGCGCGCTACTTGGTGACGAAGTCTTGGTAGCGCTCCGGCTGCTTGATTTCCCTCCTCGGCCTCAACTTCCTCGCCGTGTCGTTCTCCGGTGGTTTCTCCAGCTCCTCGGCGGGAGCAGGCTCTTCTTCACTCTGCTCTTCACTCTGTAATGCCGGCGAAGCAGGCGACTCCGTCGTGTCTCCGTTGGCGTTGCCCTCTGTTACCTGTGATCCTGATGAGGGCCTAACAACTCCCCCGTCCTTAGAAACTCCCTTGTCCTCAAGGGAAAGTGTAGGGTACCTCATCCGCATGTCTGTCAACGGCTCCCAAGAGAGAGAATCCGTCCCGTCTGACCATCTTACTAGGACGTGCTCCACCGCCGCTCCCTTGTGCCATAATATCTTCGAGTCGAGTATAGCTACTGGATGGGCCAGGGGCCGATTGCCGACGAAATCATCAGGGAGTGGCACGATGGGATCGTCCTTCATGAAGGCGCGTAGGAGGCTCACGTGGAACACATTGTGAACGCGACTTCCTTCCGGTAACCGGAGTTTGTACGCCACCGGCCCTATTCGTTCGACCACTTCGAAAGGGCCGTAGAAACGCTTAGCAAGCTTCGCGGAGAGGGGTTTGGCGACCGAATGTTGGCGATACGGCTGCAATTTCAACCAAACAAAACTACCCACCTCAAACTAGATGTGTCGCCGATGTCTGTTCGCCGACGCCGTCATCCGCTGCTGAGCGCGAGCTAAATTCTTATGCGTTACTAACAGAAAGACGCATAATAATTATGCGTCGTTAGTTATTGACGCATAATCGTTATGCGTCGCGaataaacgacgcataagggttatgcgtcgttagatattgacgcataaccattgtgCATCGTTCATTAGCGACGCATAACACTTATGCGTCTTTATTTAGCGACGCATAATTCTTATGCGTCGTTCGTTGAGTTTTAAACCGGGCAGAAGGCAGAACCAGCCAGAAACGGACGAGCAGAAGCAGGGGACGAAACCAAACGACGAAATCAAGCGATTTCCGACGAATCCGAGCAAAATCCGGCGAATTTCCACCATTTTGCAACCatattccggtaattgttcttcaatttggctaaatacatcctttaatgtttaatttgggcaggttttccgtaatttagtaaaagtagggttttttattaaattgatggatttttggtatatttttgttgttttgttgcatataattagggattatgatgaaaatatgggttatgatgaaattgatggaatttttggtcgactttccgtaatttgtgtatttcatatgtatttaatttagcaaaattagggtttatgatgaaattgttggatttgttgGTCGATTTTCCGTAATTTGGGTATTTCATACGCATATAATTGAATGGGTAGAAGCAATTGATTAAGTTTTTGTAATTGTGCCCCTTTTGGTGGGCGATTTTATGTAATTtgggtatttcatatgcatatattgCGCCCCTaagttgcaatttagttagcttgttgagttgttatgaaaaaaattgaatcatgggtgaatgttttgaagtagatggcatctgcaagttccgaacaacagttatgctatggacctgaggatccatcacTACTGTTTCATCAGAACGAACATATTTCAGGCTCCTTGATGGCGAATGGCACAGCAAATGTGTTGAGAAGtcgtaggacggagagtaaggtGTGGGCATTGccaatacatgaaaatgtgatgtattggctagatgtatgggggttcagaggcgtggttgaatgtggaaggccgatgaggatggacaatgagcTAATAACGGCCTTGGTCGAGCACTGGAGGCCTGAGacacactgtttccaccttccagttggTGAAGTTACTGtaaccttacaggatgtgcaaagcctgtggggtttgagagcagacggtcgtgttttcactggccgtgactaccctgttggatttgaagattggtccagcaagtgtagagatttgttgggatggatacctgacgCAGAAACCGAAACGAAGCACGGTGGTTTGTTGATGACGTCTCTGATCCACCAAGCGACGATGCCGTTGGGTGATGGGCTGCCTGAGTATGCATACATTCAAAGAGCACGTATACATGCTCTGATCTTGTTAGGGGGGCTTATTTTACCGGACACCACAGGGTGCAAGGTCCCCTTTATGTGGTTAAATGCCTTAGACGATCCGGAAGATGTGGCTaatatcagttggggtagtgctgctttagcatacctgtatcattatttgtgcgaGGCTTTTATAGGCAGACAGAGAAGAGATGTGGGTGGACCTATGGTTCTCTTGCAGCTGTGGGCctgggaaagaatgcctacaTTGAGGCCAACCTTCTTGATATCACCTATGCACACGCCGTATATTCCGTGTGGAGCCAagtaatgtttttgtttaaattaactcacataattatgtattttgttgataacttttgacattaatattatgtataggtggcacggagttactgaaattggaaTTGCTCCCCGACATTCAGTAGCTCATTATCGTGATCAGTTATCACTGATCCGTCCTGGCCAGGTGAAATTTGTTTGTGTTGTCTTAGTTAATGAATTTACTTactatagtatgaaattaattgtgttttttattttatttgtttgtagtttatgtGGACACCCTATGCAGACTGTATCCTCCCTGAGTACTGCATTGATTCGACTGCATCCTACTTGTGCGATACTTATTTGGTGTGCTGGTCATTTGTCGAGGCACACGAGGCTGGACGCGTTTCCCGACAATTTAACCGCTACCAGCGTATTCCTCAGTACTGTGATAGGATACTACATAGCTCCGGCCATTTGAGTAAAATTCACCGCCGTGGGAGGAAGGGCGCTGATTGGGCTAAGGTACAtaagttcttcattgatgaatgGGACTTGCGTCACGACAGGTTCCAAGCAACTTTTGACCATGCAACGGCGACAATGGATGGTCGCATTAATCCGGGCTATATGGCGTGGTACAATAGGATCACCGTGTCGTACCTAGTTCAACCTGGGACACAGTCAACTGAAGGGATGAACGAGGCAGCCCCTTCTAATTTATTGGCGGTATGTgatgtttttgtatataaaaatgtctttagtttaaagtttgtattgCTCACCGTGGTATGATGTCATTTGTATTTGTGTTATCTAGGTTGAGATCCTTCAGAGGATATGGCATTTGACCTCTGAACATGAAACAGACCCTCGGTTACGGCAGATTCGAGAAATGGCTGCTTCGGCACTTCGTGCGATGAACCATGCTGAAGCGATGGAGTATCCATCTTCTCAACGGCGAAATGTGGTCATGCCGCCACGCCCACCAACTTCTCTTCGTCATGGACTGCCGGGTGTCCGGACGGGTGGGCACGGGATTACGTTACAGCATAGGTTgtcgcagcagcagcagccgcaaCCTGAGTATGCGGTACCAGAGCCCTTGAGTCCGGAGTGCGATCCACCAGGATGGTCTCAGCTGAGTGGTGCAAGCCACGAGCCATCGCAATGGGGAGCACGCACGTCATGTGATTCATTCTTTTGCGGTGTGTCTGATTGGGATGCAGCTCAACCAGGACGTGATACGTACTTTCGGAATTATCAATTTATGGATCCTGTGGGGGAAGAAGAGGGTCAGGAAGAAGAGGGTCCGGAAGAAGAGGGCGGGGAAGAAGAGGGCGGGGAGGAACATGACGAAGTAATATTCCGACCACCGACCGTGGGATCCTCACGACCATCAAGTACGATTGGGAGGGCTATGCAGAATGTATTAAGGGGATTTTCAACAAGGAAGAACAAAGGGAAAGCTCCGACAAAGTTCACGCCTCCATCTAGATAGATTTCGGTCATATGTTGGTATTTGTGTCTATTGAAACAGGTTGTGATCGTAAGTTGatttttgaacattttttaTATGATGAAGCATAAATACTTCGGAATGTTTTCTATGGTGGAATGAACaatattatgattttgataaacaaatataaacaaatatcgTCATATGCCCGAAACATGTTTCAAAAATCAACATACGACCACACCGGGCGAAGTGGCTGGACTCGatataaatttacataaaatcgcccgaccgggcgttttagaaaaataaaatcgtCCGACCGGGCAAAGTTTCTGGACTGAATAGTGCGTGACGAAATTCACCCAGTGACGCATAACGATTATGCGTCGTTCTTTGGTGACGCATAACAATTATGCGTCACTGGGTGAATGTCGTCACGCACTGTTGAGTCCAGaaacttcgcccggtcgggcgattttatttttctaaaacgcccagtcgggcgattttatgtaaatttgtaTCGAGTCCAGCCACTTCGCCCGGTGTGGTCGTATGTTGAAATTTGAACATTTTTGATGGGTTGAAACATGTTTCGGGCATATGTTGGTATTTgtttatcaaaatcataatactTGTCGTAATAACAATCATTATAACTGTCATAATAAAAAGCATAATGACTGTCCACAACATCTCACAAATGTTGAAACATACACATAGTAGCTATCACATCTCACAAATGTTGAAACATACACATAGCAGCTATCACATCTCACAAATGTTGAAACATACACATAGTAGCTATCACATCTCACAAATATTTACCACGACTTTACTGAACGGCACCGGCTGAGCAATTTCTTCGGTCATGCCCCTCTATCCCGCAATTTCTGCAACGGCGGGGAGCTCTCGGTTCATCTTCCTCCtggacatccatttgattaagTATCCTCCTTCTTCTAACTCGGCCACGCGTTCTAGGAATCAACTGCTGAGGGGTGATGTACAAGTTCCATGAAGGTACAACCCAATACTCTTCGTGTCTTGGTGCATCAAATGAAACTTGAGTATAGTACTGTGATCTCCATGTACCTAGGTAGTACTTCTCATCAATGAGGTCAATCATAACATGACCTCGGTCTCTAGCAACCGCACAAGCATGCGAACAAGGgattctccacatctgccacttaccACAACTGCAACTCGATTCAAAATACCTCACTAATTGAACATTGTTGCCCTTTGACACTCCTTGTACGATTCTTCCTCGAGTTCGGACATGGTACTTCCCTGTATCTCGGTCAATGACAGTGATGTAATGTTTTCGCCCCTTTGAGTCATTCTTAGCAAGTTTGTCCCTCGCCCATGAGGTTAATTCACCTTCGGTGTGTTCGATTGTTGTCTTCTTCTCCACCCACCATTTTATCGTCCtccaaaatgtcaaatcaacCAACGCTCTAATCGGCAACTCTCTCACACCCCTCAAGACGTTATTGTAGCACTCCGACATGTTTGTTGTGGCCACCCCCCACCTAAGTCCACCATCGTAGCACAATGACCAACATTCTTTTGTAATCCTATTCAGCATTCGAACCGCACCACTGTTGACATCATGTAGTGCTCGACGTCTTCTGGAAAATTTACGTTCCTGAGAACTGACCCCCAACTTCCATATAATGGCCTTCACATTGGGGTTATGtgcttcttcaacacattttccctcacatgaagcaaacaaaatttgtggtgtatctgcggggcccttgtcatgatttcagactccattgcattcaagagtcctttatgcctatctgatataatGCACACCTCCCTCTCGTATTCCACCACATGAgttctgacatgatccaaaaaccacgaccaactgtcatcggtttcttcatccaccacagcatatgcaataggcaagcatgtcttgttagcatcaaaaccacaagcaacaagcaacttacctttaaatcttcctcggaggtgagtcccgtccaatgttaacaccggtgcggccttctggaacgcatgtattgcaggcccaaatgcccagaaaacatagttgaacACCATTGTACGCCTCCGACTCAACAGCTCGTTAtgcttccactcaacaattgtgcccgtattctgtgactggagttcaaacatgtagcttggcaactgCTTAAATGAttcctcccatccaccgtacacaaactctatagcctttctctttgcataccatgcctttttataactgattaacacaccaaatctgtcttgaacatcagctattattgagaagaccttgaaatcggcacattgtcgcacatgatgtcgaatcaacagagctatcattggggatgaaaagttagcatgatctctATTAGCCCGATGGCCTACACAAGTATGTCGATCCTTCCACTTCCTAACTTCCCACATATCGTCATGCGACCTTTGTGTAACTGAAACCTCCCACTTACATTCCCTCACTTTTTCAGCGtcggtggtgctgatgatgcctgcccctgttactgtcgttcctgctggaaatttgcatacaacatgccaccttcttaatttgctctcgacaaccttaaactgtttttcattccacaaactccacatagttatagcagtcttcacgtgtagcttggaatcaaattttgttcccaacacgatccgatgcggctcattctcattccaatacaaaaggctgtgttcattaccacccacatcatccgatactccagaaggacgacttggtaattcacgaaagaatctaaacccactaggattgtattccggaagtggttgttcaccttgcataacaggtttacaATTAGGGactgactcaacttattttaacacaagaaattcccgcaagtgtacgtggctagtgtagcacaaagcaagcaa
Encoded proteins:
- the LOC121778701 gene encoding probable receptor-like protein kinase At5g20050 isoform X2; translated protein: MLLFRNIWQSQLSKLPAMSTTLILLFILTTLAHFSHAKPLCPPSSCGVIRNISYPFRLEGDSSHCGYRILTCRHNLTSISLNSRNYYVKAIDYQNSTIRLVDASLNYDNICSFPISSTYYKYRFSDDSDYSYYIPINYNSTYRYDYKATSINLMSCPNPMKNSSLYTNISTKCSRMNDRSYSYIKVGHMSASELPHMCRLDLIAMTSWHFHDLKNVSLSEIHHSLLYGFELVFYRVWGSSWSAPFWWDLLLHPITLLIIGEIVRLLCAMVGPPIFTIFGIGAVSLGFYQTLGVVAAGVGFLSAQEYIELVIDLIFLLPRFILFPVAMWLLIKKFRRRHRSMYTRIESFLRSDNQLTPIRYSYSDIKKMTGGFQDKLGEGGYGSVYKGKLRSGFHVAVKLLGKSGGSGQDFMNEIATIGRIHHVNVVKLVGYCAHGSKRALIYDFMPNGSLEKYLFNRDKTISLSWDTKFEIAVGVARGIEYLHRGCDVQILHFDIKPHNILLDVNFIPKISDFGLAKFFPADKTTVTMTAARGTIGYVAPELISRSIGSVSYKADVYSFGMLLMEMVSLKKDLIGNNDNSSQYFPYWIYDYFNLGKDIEVVNGGDDDSWKKYGRKMTIVALWCIQMCPDHRPSMNKVLEMLEGDVERLNIPEYPSQSIQTAVVDQTFSTDSVSLLEHDDSSPSVEIIVEEFHSCHSSELPKYCSNMYY
- the LOC121778701 gene encoding LEAF RUST 10 DISEASE-RESISTANCE LOCUS RECEPTOR-LIKE PROTEIN KINASE-like 2.3 isoform X5, which produces MLLFRNIWQSQLSKLPAMSTTLILLFILTTLAHFSHAKPLCPPSSCGVIRNISYPFRLEGDSSHCGYRILTCRHNLTSISLNSRNYYVKAIDYQNSTIRLVDASLNYDNICSFPISSTYYKYRFSDDSDYSYYIPINYNSTYRYDYKATSINLMSCPNPMKNSSLYTNISTKCSRMNDRSYSYIKVGHMSASELPHMCRLDLIAMTSWHFHDLKNVSLSEIHHSLLYGFELVFYRVWGSSWSAPFWWDLLLHPITLLIIGEIVRLLCAMVGPPIFTIFGIGAVSLGFYQTLGDLIFLLPRFILFPVAMWLLIKKFRRRHRSMYTRIESFLRSDNQLTPIRYSYSDIKKMTGGFQDKLGEGGYGSVYKGKLRSGFHVAVKLLGKSGGSGQDFMNEIATIGRIHHVNVVKLVGYCAHGSKRALIYDFMPNGSLEKYLFNRDKTISLSWDTKFEIAVGVARGIEYLHRGCDVQILHFDIKPHNILLDVNFIPKISDFGLAKFFPADKTTVTMTAARGTIGYVAPELISRSIGSVSYKADVYSFGMLLMEMVSLKKDLIGNNDNSSQYFPYWIYDYFNLGKDIEVVNGGDDDSWKKYGRKMTIVALWCIQMCPDHRPSMNKVLEMLEGDVERLNIPEYPSQSIQTAVVDQTFSTDSVSLLEHDDSSPSVEIIVEEFHSCHSSELPKYCSNMYY
- the LOC121778701 gene encoding G-type lectin S-receptor-like serine/threonine-protein kinase At2g19130 isoform X1, translated to MLLFRNIWQSQLSKLPAMSTTLILLFILTTLAHFSHAKPLCPPSSCGVIRNISYPFRLEGDSSHCGYRILTCRHNLTSISLNSRNYYVKAIDYQNSTIRLVDASLNYDNICSFPISSTYYKYRFSDDSDYSYYIPINYNSTYRYDYKATSINLMSCPNPMKNSSLYTNISTKCSRMNDRSYSYIKVGHMSASELPHMCRLDLIAMTSWHFHDLKNVSLSEIHHSLLYGFELVFYRVWGSSWSAPFWWDLLLHPITLLIIGEIVRLLCAMVGPPIFTIFGIGAVSLGFYQTLGGVVAAGVGFLSAQEYIELVIDLIFLLPRFILFPVAMWLLIKKFRRRHRSMYTRIESFLRSDNQLTPIRYSYSDIKKMTGGFQDKLGEGGYGSVYKGKLRSGFHVAVKLLGKSGGSGQDFMNEIATIGRIHHVNVVKLVGYCAHGSKRALIYDFMPNGSLEKYLFNRDKTISLSWDTKFEIAVGVARGIEYLHRGCDVQILHFDIKPHNILLDVNFIPKISDFGLAKFFPADKTTVTMTAARGTIGYVAPELISRSIGSVSYKADVYSFGMLLMEMVSLKKDLIGNNDNSSQYFPYWIYDYFNLGKDIEVVNGGDDDSWKKYGRKMTIVALWCIQMCPDHRPSMNKVLEMLEGDVERLNIPEYPSQSIQTAVVDQTFSTDSVSLLEHDDSSPSVEIIVEEFHSCHSSELPKYCSNMYY
- the LOC121778701 gene encoding LEAF RUST 10 DISEASE-RESISTANCE LOCUS RECEPTOR-LIKE PROTEIN KINASE-like 2.3 isoform X6 encodes the protein MLLFRNIWQSQLSKLPAMSTTLILLFILTTLAHFSHAKPLCPPSSCGVIRNISYPFRLEGDSSHCGYRILTCRHNLTSISLNSRNYYVKAIDYQNSTIRLVDASLNYDNICSFPISSTYYKYRFSDDSDYSYYIPINYNSTYRYDYKATSINLMSCPNPMKNSSLYTNISTKCSRMNDRSYSYIKVGHMSASELPHMCRLDLIAMTSWHFHDLKNVSLSEIHHSLLYGFELVFYRVWGSSWSAPFWWDLLLHPITLLIIGEIVRLLCAMVGPPIFTIFGIGAVSLGFYQTLDLIFLLPRFILFPVAMWLLIKKFRRRHRSMYTRIESFLRSDNQLTPIRYSYSDIKKMTGGFQDKLGEGGYGSVYKGKLRSGFHVAVKLLGKSGGSGQDFMNEIATIGRIHHVNVVKLVGYCAHGSKRALIYDFMPNGSLEKYLFNRDKTISLSWDTKFEIAVGVARGIEYLHRGCDVQILHFDIKPHNILLDVNFIPKISDFGLAKFFPADKTTVTMTAARGTIGYVAPELISRSIGSVSYKADVYSFGMLLMEMVSLKKDLIGNNDNSSQYFPYWIYDYFNLGKDIEVVNGGDDDSWKKYGRKMTIVALWCIQMCPDHRPSMNKVLEMLEGDVERLNIPEYPSQSIQTAVVDQTFSTDSVSLLEHDDSSPSVEIIVEEFHSCHSSELPKYCSNMYY
- the LOC121778701 gene encoding G-type lectin S-receptor-like serine/threonine-protein kinase At2g19130 isoform X3; amino-acid sequence: MLLFRNIWQSQLSKLPAMSTTLILLFILTTLAHFSHAKPLCPPSSCGVIRNISYPFRLEGDSSHCGYRILTCRHNLTSISLNSRNYYVKAIDYQNSTIRLVDASLNYDNICSFPISSTYYKYRFSDDSDYSYYIPINYNSTYRYDYKATSINLMSCPNPMKNSSLYTNISTKCSRMNDRSYSYIKVGHMSASELPHMCRLDLIAMTSWHFHDLKNVSLSEIHHSLLYGFELVFYRVWGSSWSAPFWWDLLLHPITLLIIGLLCAMVGPPIFTIFGIGAVSLGFYQTLGGVVAAGVGFLSAQEYIELVIDLIFLLPRFILFPVAMWLLIKKFRRRHRSMYTRIESFLRSDNQLTPIRYSYSDIKKMTGGFQDKLGEGGYGSVYKGKLRSGFHVAVKLLGKSGGSGQDFMNEIATIGRIHHVNVVKLVGYCAHGSKRALIYDFMPNGSLEKYLFNRDKTISLSWDTKFEIAVGVARGIEYLHRGCDVQILHFDIKPHNILLDVNFIPKISDFGLAKFFPADKTTVTMTAARGTIGYVAPELISRSIGSVSYKADVYSFGMLLMEMVSLKKDLIGNNDNSSQYFPYWIYDYFNLGKDIEVVNGGDDDSWKKYGRKMTIVALWCIQMCPDHRPSMNKVLEMLEGDVERLNIPEYPSQSIQTAVVDQTFSTDSVSLLEHDDSSPSVEIIVEEFHSCHSSELPKYCSNMYY